The Marinomonas sp. CT5 genome contains the following window.
AGGTGATTTGACAAGGACTGAAAATATTCGCCATAAATGGTTTCATTTACCTTCCCCAGACACGACAGAATTATGAGAGCATTTCGGTAGTACTAGTAATGCAACCGTCAAGCATGGTGCTAATCCATTATGGAATTGAGTTAGGCTGATGAATACGCATTATCACATTACTTTTAAAGCTCAGGTTGAACATGATCGCAAGGCTGAGTCGAAGACCGGAATGTGTCTTAAGGAGTTAAGATCTTGTTTTGGGAGAGAAAGAAAACGAGGCCTAGTAGACCTCGTATGGTAAAGCAATCAAAGACAAGATATCTGGTATCTCGTAATGCTGTTTCGCTTAAGTGAACAGTATTAGCCAAGTAGGCTCCTTTATTATGACTAAAATGTTTTTTAAATTAAGCGTTTACGAATATTTACCACGACAATTTCTGCCAAAATTACGATAACAAAAATAGCCAGTAGAGACATGGCGACGCGATCCCATTGGAATAGATTCATTGAATCATCTAGCACTACGCCGATACCGCCCGCTCCAACCAAACCTAATACGGCAGACTCTCGGACATTAATGTCCCAACGAAATAATACGATGCTAAAAAAAGCAGGCAATACTTGAGGCCAATAGCCTTTTAGTAAAATCGACATCCAAGAAGCTCCCGTGGCTTTTAGCGCTTCAATAGATCCCATATTTACCTCTTCGATTGCCTCGCCAAGTAACTTTCCGACAAAACCAATAGAACGAAATGCAATCGCTAACACACCAGCAATAACACCAGGTCCAAAGATAGAGACGAAAAGTAATGCCCAAACCAATGAGTTTACAGAGCGTGAAGACACTAAGAAAAAGCGTGATATCCAATGACACCAAGTGGACTGAACAATGTTGCTGGCATTCATTAAGGCCAGAGGTACGGCAAAAATTAAGGTAATGAGTGTACCTAAGGTTGCGATATTTAGTGTTTCAACCATCGCGTCATGTACGGTATCTGGATAGTAGGCGAAATCTATCGGCCACATACGAGAGAACATATCTGCCATTTGCTCTGGAGCATCTAAAAGAAACTCTGGGATGACTTCTACTGATTGGATAGATTGCACAAAAGCGATAACGAGAACTAAATATACGGCATAACGTGACAGTTTTTGTTTGAGCGTAAAACGCTGCCAGTGATGATCTATTGTGTTCATGAAAATAGGCTCCTAGGTCAAACTAGCGAAAAATGCGTCGCACAATATTGGAAAGAAATTCCCCAAACATGATTAGAGCGATAATGATGATTAAAATGGCTGCGACAAAGTCGTAATCAAAGCGCTGGAATGCTGAGAAAAGAGTTCCGCCTAACCCGCCGGCACCGACAATCCCAACCATGGTGGAATTACGTAAATTGGAGTCGAGCTGATAGGTCGAAAAACCAATAAAGCGAGAAAACACCTGTGGCATAACAGAAAACAAAATAATGCTAGTAAACCCTGCACCTGTTGCGCGTATGGCTTCTACCTGTTTAAGAGAAATCTCTTCGATGGCTTCTGCGAAAAGTTTGGCTATAAAGCCAACGGATGCGACAACCAGAGTCAAAATGCCTGCTAAGGCACCGAATCCCACGCTTTTTACAAATAAAATGGCAATGATCACCGGATGAAAGGTGCGGCATAATGCGATAAGTGTTCGTATAGGTGTGCTGACCCAATTTGGCATTAGGTTACGAGCAGCAAATAGACCTAAAAATAAGGAAATGAAGATGCCGCAAATACTAGAAATAATGGCAATTTCAAGACTCTCAACTAGCCCACTCATTAATAATGACCAACGGCTAAAGTTAGGAGGAATCATGCGACCTAGTAAGTTACTTGCATGTCCTAAGCCTTCGTTAAAACGTTCCCAACTCAATCCCATGGCGTTAAAGGAATACGCCACGTAGCATAGGACAAGTAGCCAAATAGCGGTGACGAACCAGTTTTGTTTGAATGGATTGTCTCTATTTTGATTTGTGTTTATACCAGCCATGACTCACCCCCATAAATTTGTTTTAGGTGATCGTCAGTGATGCCATCTGGCGAGCCATCATAAACTACTACACCATTGCTCATACCTATCATACGTTTGGCAAAACGACTGGCCAGTTTTACATCGTGGATATTAACTAGAGCAGGTATGTTCTTTTCAGCGGCAAAGCGTTCTAGCAATTCCATGATTTCTACCGCTGTTTTTGGGTCGAGAGAGGAAGTGGGTTCATCGGCTAATAGAATTTTAGGGTTCTGCATAACTGCTCTAGCAATACCAACTCGTTGGCGTTGACCTCCAGAAAGGCTATCTGCGCGCTTAGTGGCATGCTCGCTTAAGCCAACAGCTTCTAATAAGTCAAAAGCCGTATTTATATCTTCTTGGCTAAAATTTCGACGC
Protein-coding sequences here:
- the phnE gene encoding phosphonate ABC transporter, permease protein PhnE translates to MNTIDHHWQRFTLKQKLSRYAVYLVLVIAFVQSIQSVEVIPEFLLDAPEQMADMFSRMWPIDFAYYPDTVHDAMVETLNIATLGTLITLIFAVPLALMNASNIVQSTWCHWISRFFLVSSRSVNSLVWALLFVSIFGPGVIAGVLAIAFRSIGFVGKLLGEAIEEVNMGSIEALKATGASWMSILLKGYWPQVLPAFFSIVLFRWDINVRESAVLGLVGAGGIGVVLDDSMNLFQWDRVAMSLLAIFVIVILAEIVVVNIRKRLI
- the phnE gene encoding phosphonate ABC transporter, permease protein PhnE; amino-acid sequence: MAGINTNQNRDNPFKQNWFVTAIWLLVLCYVAYSFNAMGLSWERFNEGLGHASNLLGRMIPPNFSRWSLLMSGLVESLEIAIISSICGIFISLFLGLFAARNLMPNWVSTPIRTLIALCRTFHPVIIAILFVKSVGFGALAGILTLVVASVGFIAKLFAEAIEEISLKQVEAIRATGAGFTSIILFSVMPQVFSRFIGFSTYQLDSNLRNSTMVGIVGAGGLGGTLFSAFQRFDYDFVAAILIIIIALIMFGEFLSNIVRRIFR
- the phnC gene encoding phosphonate ABC transporter ATP-binding protein; protein product: MSVTDNTAKHTIFLEVQNLKKEYTAGNPILKGIDIQVTEPGIIAIIGPSGTGKSTLLRCINRLIDPTDGQILFDNADLCLARGAQLRQLRRQVGMVFQEYNLVERLTVIENVLTGRLGYMSAWQAWRRNFSQEDINTAFDLLEAVGLSEHATKRADSLSGGQRQRVGIARAVMQNPKILLADEPTSSLDPKTAVEIMELLERFAAEKNIPALVNIHDVKLASRFAKRMIGMSNGVVVYDGSPDGITDDHLKQIYGGESWLV